In Pectobacterium aroidearum, the following are encoded in one genomic region:
- a CDS encoding penicillin-binding transpeptidase domain-containing protein has translation MAVVNKKNVNKNARTYFNPYRYQLVCAGIAVFLVTLLVRTADLQIVKSKMLEHEADLRSLRTTVVTANRGTITDRNGNPLAVSVPSKDIIADPARVIESSPDIKNPKWQYLASVLNTTPDEIYHDILEHPKRHFLFIKKNVDLETSSGISNLHLSGISEEDDEKRFYPASEAAAPLIGIVGAENDGVEGIERSYNAILQGASGKKTYRQDSLGNQISVSNDDEPPITPQVQLSIDNFEQYAVYTALKKGVLLNKAESGTAVLVKIETGEILAMASYPSFNPNNFATATPVEMRNVAINDSFEPGSTVKPLVVLAGLEHHIIQPNTLLNTSPYQINGHLIRDVGAWPRLTITGILQKSSDIGVSHIALAMPASVLVNLYHDFGLGKSTNLGLTGESVGYFPLHRQRWSDIERATFSFGYGLRVTPLQIAREYATLGAFGFYRNLSITKVTPPVTGVQVADPDTVKTVVHMMESDVLPGGTGVKAAIPGYCMATKTGTAEKLGEKGKYDGGYVNYMAGVVPVDHPTLALVVLVNNPTAGAHFGGSVAAPIFGDILKSVLPHMNIPPDCLK, from the coding sequence ATGGCTGTTGTTAACAAAAAGAATGTGAATAAAAATGCTCGTACATACTTTAATCCTTACCGATACCAATTAGTGTGTGCTGGTATCGCGGTTTTTTTAGTGACTTTGCTTGTAAGGACAGCCGATTTACAAATAGTAAAAAGCAAAATGCTTGAGCACGAAGCCGATTTACGCTCTCTGCGCACCACCGTTGTCACGGCCAACCGGGGGACAATCACCGATCGGAATGGAAATCCTTTAGCGGTGAGTGTCCCTTCCAAGGATATTATTGCCGACCCTGCCAGGGTTATTGAATCATCGCCAGATATTAAAAACCCCAAATGGCAATACCTCGCCTCCGTGCTGAATACGACACCTGACGAGATCTATCATGACATTCTGGAGCATCCCAAACGGCATTTTCTCTTTATTAAGAAGAATGTTGACCTGGAGACATCATCAGGCATAAGCAATCTTCATCTTTCTGGCATCAGTGAAGAAGATGATGAAAAACGGTTTTACCCAGCGAGCGAAGCTGCCGCGCCATTGATCGGTATTGTGGGGGCTGAAAATGATGGTGTCGAAGGAATTGAGCGTAGTTACAACGCTATCTTGCAAGGTGCCTCAGGGAAGAAAACCTACCGTCAGGATTCTTTGGGGAACCAGATTTCTGTCAGTAATGATGATGAGCCACCGATCACCCCACAAGTGCAGCTCAGTATCGACAATTTTGAACAATACGCCGTGTATACTGCCCTGAAAAAGGGCGTATTACTGAACAAGGCCGAGTCTGGCACCGCCGTATTGGTTAAAATCGAGACCGGCGAAATACTGGCTATGGCATCCTACCCATCGTTTAATCCCAATAATTTTGCCACGGCAACGCCTGTAGAAATGCGAAATGTTGCCATTAATGACAGCTTTGAGCCGGGATCAACGGTCAAACCCCTTGTGGTATTGGCGGGTCTGGAACATCACATCATTCAACCTAACACGTTGCTGAATACTTCACCTTACCAGATTAACGGGCATTTAATCCGTGACGTAGGCGCCTGGCCCCGCCTGACGATCACCGGGATCCTGCAAAAATCGAGTGATATAGGGGTTTCTCACATCGCTCTGGCCATGCCAGCGTCAGTACTGGTCAATCTGTATCATGACTTTGGTCTCGGCAAATCGACAAATCTTGGTCTGACCGGAGAAAGTGTGGGTTACTTTCCTCTTCACCGACAACGCTGGAGCGATATTGAACGAGCAACGTTTTCGTTTGGATATGGGCTGCGCGTGACTCCCCTGCAAATAGCGCGAGAATATGCAACGCTCGGGGCTTTTGGTTTTTATCGAAATCTGTCAATCACCAAAGTGACTCCGCCGGTAACCGGGGTTCAGGTGGCCGATCCTGATACCGTCAAGACCGTCGTTCACATGATGGAAAGTGATGTCCTTCCCGGGGGGACTGGGGTCAAGGCTGCAATTCCAGGTTACTGCATGGCAACAAAAACAGGAACGGCGGAAAAACTCGGGGAGAAGGGGAAATACGACGGTGGGTATGTTAACTACATGGCCGGCGTTGTTCCTGTGGATCACCCAACACTGGCGTTAGTGGTGTTGGTAAACAACCCTACGGCCGGAGCCCACTTTGGTGGTTCTGTAGCGGCGCCTATTTTTGGCGATATTCTGAAATCGGTGTTGCCGCATATGAATATTCCTCCCGATTGCCTGAAATGA
- a CDS encoding ABC transporter permease subunit produces MAGWLSLPAILLLSLPFITLLSVTPWHNLQLAWRDDNAIAVSMGLGGLALCITVAIGLPVSWWLSQATGKYRLIGELLVMIPLLTPPLAMGILLVSALGPYGLFGSWVSKIGITLVNNPAAFVLAQIYGSLPYFIVVARSAFATVPKDILEAGQTLGASAWNRFRYLALPIAFPGLASAVTLAWVRAVGEFGIVMIFAYFPQGIPVKLYTNLQNDGVDAVYTLLWMLLIVTLPLPMMCFALGRRNAEKRR; encoded by the coding sequence ATAGCTGGCTGGCTTTCCCTGCCTGCTATTCTCCTATTGAGCCTTCCGTTTATTACTCTGCTTAGCGTAACTCCGTGGCACAATTTACAGTTGGCATGGCGAGATGATAACGCGATTGCCGTGTCGATGGGGCTAGGCGGACTAGCGCTCTGCATTACGGTCGCTATCGGCTTACCCGTTTCCTGGTGGCTGTCGCAGGCCACCGGAAAATATAGGTTGATAGGTGAGTTGCTAGTCATGATCCCACTGCTCACGCCACCACTGGCGATGGGGATCCTGCTGGTTTCCGCGCTGGGGCCATACGGGCTGTTCGGATCGTGGGTATCAAAAATTGGAATTACGCTGGTCAACAACCCGGCGGCTTTTGTGTTGGCGCAAATATACGGCTCACTACCTTATTTCATTGTGGTGGCACGCTCCGCATTTGCCACGGTGCCGAAAGATATCCTCGAGGCCGGTCAAACTCTTGGCGCATCAGCGTGGAACCGCTTTCGCTATCTAGCTCTGCCCATCGCCTTTCCCGGCTTGGCCTCCGCCGTAACCCTGGCATGGGTTCGCGCTGTCGGTGAGTTTGGTATTGTGATGATCTTCGCTTACTTCCCTCAAGGAATTCCCGTCAAGCTGTACACCAATCTACAAAATGACGGGGTGGATGCCGTGTATACGCTGTTATGGATGCTGCTTATTGTCACGCTCCCTCTGCCCATGATGTGCTTTGCACTAGGGAGACGAAACGCGGAAAAGCGGCGTTGA
- a CDS encoding helix-turn-helix transcriptional regulator: MNNSSASQKKRSKGSPQDWHRADIVAALHKRGLTLSQLSREQGLAARTLNNAFERHYPRAEGLIAQALGMRPEELWPSRYLDKKSKGKQE, translated from the coding sequence GTGAATAACTCATCAGCATCGCAAAAAAAGCGAAGCAAGGGAAGTCCACAGGACTGGCACCGTGCCGATATCGTGGCAGCGCTGCATAAACGTGGTCTGACACTTTCGCAGCTTTCCCGTGAACAGGGGCTTGCGGCGCGAACACTCAATAACGCCTTTGAACGGCACTATCCACGTGCTGAAGGATTGATTGCCCAAGCATTAGGCATGAGGCCGGAAGAACTCTGGCCGAGCCGTTACCTTGATAAAAAGTCAAAAGGGAAGCAGGAATGA
- a CDS encoding extracellular solute-binding protein — protein sequence MKYGILALMVCTPTVFAKDIRVTYAGSMGKVMDQGLGPAFSKAESGEYQGQGQGAYGMARLLASHKIEADVFVSINPGPMQILKDAGLIDEAVPVASTSMVLAYNPKGKYGEQFAEASKKNDGSWLNLLAKKDISFGRTDPYVDPKGQNIVFTLMLAEKYYQQPGIAMKILGSLQNPQQTHQEGGLISRLESGQVDAAAGYESEIRSAHQPYVTLPDEINLSNPAMAKQWYDTVSFTIKDSQGKDLVLHTQPMVFYAAVLKNAPNGVEQGEKFVKFMQSAQGQALFKQYGYAEPKGDNLYAR from the coding sequence ATGAAGTACGGGATTTTGGCACTGATGGTTTGCACACCAACAGTATTCGCAAAAGATATCCGCGTCACTTATGCTGGCTCAATGGGTAAAGTGATGGATCAAGGTCTCGGTCCAGCCTTTAGTAAGGCTGAGAGCGGCGAATATCAAGGCCAAGGGCAGGGAGCTTACGGTATGGCTCGTCTGTTAGCCAGCCACAAAATTGAGGCAGATGTATTTGTTTCTATCAACCCAGGTCCAATGCAGATCCTGAAAGATGCTGGGCTGATTGACGAGGCGGTTCCCGTTGCCAGTACCAGCATGGTGCTTGCCTACAACCCGAAAGGCAAATATGGCGAGCAGTTTGCCGAAGCCAGCAAGAAAAACGATGGCTCATGGCTAAACCTGCTGGCGAAGAAAGATATCAGTTTCGGGCGTACCGACCCGTACGTCGATCCAAAAGGCCAGAACATCGTCTTTACTCTGATGTTGGCAGAAAAATATTATCAGCAGCCTGGCATCGCGATGAAGATCCTCGGCAGCCTGCAAAACCCACAGCAGACCCACCAGGAAGGTGGTCTGATATCGCGTCTTGAAAGCGGGCAGGTTGATGCCGCCGCTGGCTATGAAAGCGAAATTCGCTCCGCACACCAGCCATACGTGACGCTGCCGGATGAAATTAACCTGAGCAATCCGGCGATGGCGAAGCAGTGGTATGACACTGTGAGCTTCACCATCAAAGACAGCCAAGGCAAAGATCTGGTTCTGCATACTCAACCAATGGTGTTCTACGCTGCCGTGCTGAAAAATGCGCCTAACGGCGTTGAGCAGGGGGAGAAATTCGTCAAATTTATGCAGAGCGCTCAGGGGCAGGCTCTATTTAAACAATACGGCTACGCGGAGCCTAAAGGGGACAACCTATACGCTCGTTAA
- a CDS encoding IS3 family transposase (programmed frameshift), with product MKKRFSDEQIINILREAEAGVSARELCRKHAISDATFYTWRKKFGGMEVPEIKRLKSLEEENARLKKLLAEAMLDKEALQVALGRKLLTTDQKREAVTVMCKAIGLSQRRACRLTGLSLSTCRYDAHRPATDAYLSARITELAMERRRFGYRRIWQLLRREGLCVNHKRVYRIYHLNGLGVKRRRRRKGLATERLPLLRPAGPNLTWSMDFVMDALASGRRIKCLTCVDDFTKECLTISVAFGITGVQVSRILDSVALFRGYPATIRTDQGPEFTCRALDQWAFEHNVELRLIQPGKPTQNGFIESFNGRFRDECLNEHWFHDVVHAKEIISAWRQDYNECRPHSSLNYQTPSEFAAGWRNGEYGSKSTDITN from the exons ATGAAGAAGCGTTTTTCCGACGAACAGATCATCAATATTCTTCGCGAAGCCGAGGCGGGTGTTTCCGCCCGCGAACTTTGCCGTAAGCACGCCATCTCCGACGCCACGTTTTATACGTGGCGTAAGAAGTTTGGTGGCATGGAAGTACCTGAAATAAAAAGGCTTAAGTCACTTGAAGAAGAGAACGCCCGCCTCAAGAAGCTGCTCGCCGAAGCCATGCTGGATAAAGAGGCACTACAGGTGGCTCTGGGCCGAAAGT TACTGACGACAGACCAGAAGCGGGAAGCCGTGACAGTGATGTGCAAAGCAATAGGTCTGTCGCAACGGCGTGCCTGCAGGCTGACAGGTTTGTCTCTGTCGACCTGCCGTTATGATGCGCACCGCCCGGCTACTGATGCGTATCTGTCTGCACGTATCACCGAACTGGCAATGGAACGCCGACGTTTCGGTTACCGGCGTATCTGGCAGCTTCTGCGTCGTGAAGGCCTTTGCGTTAACCACAAACGGGTCTACCGCATTTATCATCTCAATGGCCTGGGCGTAAAACGCAGACGGCGCCGTAAGGGGCTGGCAACTGAGCGGCTTCCGCTGTTGCGTCCGGCAGGTCCCAACCTGACGTGGTCAATGGATTTTGTCATGGATGCGCTGGCCAGTGGTCGCCGGATTAAATGCCTGACCTGCGTTGATGATTTCACGAAGGAGTGTCTGACGATCAGCGTTGCTTTCGGGATTACAGGCGTTCAGGTATCACGCATTCTGGACAGCGTTGCGCTGTTTCGTGGCTATCCGGCGACGATAAGAACAGATCAGGGGCCTGAGTTTACCTGCCGTGCGCTGGATCAGTGGGCCTTTGAACATAATGTTGAGCTGCGGCTTATTCAGCCGGGCAAGCCGACACAGAATGGCTTTATCGAGAGTTTTAATGGTCGTTTTCGCGATGAATGCCTGAATGAGCACTGGTTCCACGATGTTGTTCATGCAAAAGAAATTATAAGCGCATGGCGGCAGGACTATAACGAATGTCGGCCTCATTCTTCGTTGAATTATCAGACCCCTTCAGAGTTTGCAGCGGGATGGCGAAACGGAGAATACGGGAGTAAATCAACCGACATTACTAACTGA
- a CDS encoding DUF2787 family protein, which translates to MTIHQSGLRLPVSQAFLNIMCDVLPTYPDIPSATIIHFHDPQYTAEQGGFHPIEIRLYSRPNGWHFDYLTDFSYMGGPWPELEKELDISWSQSYVWHYLMGDIDVEEGGALFELWQRNFIRYWKMKIYTVSVHQKR; encoded by the coding sequence ATGACAATACACCAGTCAGGGCTACGCTTGCCTGTTAGCCAGGCATTTCTTAATATCATGTGCGACGTATTACCGACGTATCCAGATATTCCTTCAGCAACTATTATTCATTTTCATGATCCCCAATATACGGCGGAACAGGGCGGCTTTCACCCCATAGAGATTCGTCTGTATTCCCGACCGAATGGATGGCATTTTGACTATCTGACAGATTTTAGTTATATGGGGGGGCCATGGCCTGAACTGGAAAAGGAATTGGATATTAGCTGGAGTCAGTCTTATGTCTGGCACTATTTAATGGGCGATATTGATGTAGAGGAGGGCGGCGCGCTATTTGAACTCTGGCAACGTAACTTTATCCGCTATTGGAAAATGAAAATTTACACGGTTTCTGTTCATCAAAAACGCTAA
- a CDS encoding SIR2 family protein: MAAFHPWLHDQSSANVPLDQIFNLLHLEYGKDEVNALVTKRLEASRTDIEIGREHALIKRISSNQSGIPQIVTTNFDRLFEVNQEQDSLTRYVPPAFPNLNFGSTIEGITYLHGRLVDENAVNHPYVLSSADFGRAYLSDGWATNFIKLLLERYIVVLVGYQAEDPPVKYLLQGLNHDGQYDRSRLYAFDRGLAEDIEAKWRDKGVTAIAYSDHPVLWKSLEAWAERADDPRRWRASVIAKSQQDPKALAPYERGQVAHILRTVQGAKLFSEAIPHPHPEWLCVMDANIRSAKQKKRYYELNDSNTETFNPQEVYGLDDDQQDISDDERKRGVSNDNLLEWRNKDDNPSDYHRLAGGIEQPNKKTAEVSASELAHIAERMHDQLLSLDEEVTLKWKAGHILHRQITNILHALLVTTSGSTGRLASPKSSDRPLGEALKRAAEREACAFHPLAAIVLSCPLVWAFLNPKEDYKASGSTVEKLRTQAEEALNVFQAKYGTEEACFDVAWLNPPELSIVVGRLNVANPRTVKQEGFFDLLNVVPRYYPNSGSTK; the protein is encoded by the coding sequence ATGGCTGCATTTCACCCATGGCTTCATGATCAATCTTCAGCGAATGTCCCTCTCGACCAAATTTTCAACCTTCTTCATCTGGAATATGGCAAAGATGAGGTAAATGCTTTGGTTACAAAGCGTCTGGAGGCTTCAAGGACTGACATAGAGATTGGGCGTGAGCATGCCCTGATTAAAAGAATTTCCTCAAATCAGAGTGGAATTCCACAGATTGTCACGACGAACTTTGACCGACTGTTCGAGGTTAACCAAGAGCAAGATAGCCTAACTCGATATGTGCCGCCTGCTTTCCCCAATCTGAATTTCGGTTCGACAATTGAGGGAATTACTTATCTTCACGGTCGTTTGGTCGACGAGAACGCTGTAAACCATCCTTATGTGCTGAGCAGTGCTGACTTTGGACGAGCTTACCTTTCAGATGGATGGGCGACCAACTTTATCAAGCTTCTTCTGGAACGATACATCGTTGTTTTGGTCGGTTACCAGGCAGAAGACCCTCCAGTTAAATACCTCCTTCAAGGTCTCAATCATGATGGCCAGTATGATCGTTCCAGACTTTATGCATTTGATCGTGGCCTTGCCGAGGATATCGAAGCCAAATGGCGTGACAAAGGAGTCACTGCAATAGCCTATTCAGATCATCCGGTCCTTTGGAAGAGTTTGGAAGCATGGGCTGAGCGAGCAGATGATCCGCGTCGATGGCGAGCTTCTGTTATCGCTAAAAGCCAGCAAGACCCGAAAGCTCTAGCTCCGTATGAACGTGGTCAAGTTGCCCATATACTTCGCACTGTACAAGGCGCGAAATTGTTCTCTGAAGCTATTCCCCACCCCCATCCAGAATGGCTTTGTGTAATGGATGCGAATATTCGGTCAGCCAAACAGAAGAAAAGGTATTACGAGCTTAATGACAGCAATACAGAGACCTTCAATCCGCAAGAAGTTTATGGACTTGATGACGATCAACAAGATATCTCTGACGATGAACGTAAACGTGGGGTGAGTAACGATAATCTCCTTGAATGGCGTAACAAAGATGATAATCCGTCAGATTACCATCGCTTGGCTGGGGGGATTGAGCAACCAAACAAGAAAACCGCAGAAGTCTCTGCATCTGAGTTGGCTCATATTGCTGAACGAATGCACGATCAGCTACTTTCGTTGGATGAGGAAGTTACCCTCAAATGGAAAGCTGGACATATCCTACATCGCCAGATCACCAATATATTGCATGCCTTACTTGTCACAACGTCGGGTAGTACTGGCCGACTGGCTTCACCGAAATCTTCGGACCGTCCATTGGGAGAAGCACTGAAGCGTGCGGCGGAAAGAGAGGCTTGTGCTTTTCATCCTCTCGCCGCAATCGTACTTTCATGCCCCCTAGTTTGGGCTTTCCTGAATCCAAAAGAGGATTACAAAGCCAGTGGATCTACCGTCGAAAAACTACGTACTCAGGCGGAAGAAGCCCTCAATGTATTCCAAGCCAAATACGGGACAGAAGAAGCGTGTTTCGATGTTGCATGGTTAAATCCACCTGAGCTATCCATCGTAGTAGGACGCTTAAATGTTGCAAACCCACGAACAGTCAAACAAGAAGGCTTTTTTGACCTACTTAACGTTGTTCCTCGATACTATCCTAATTCCGGTAGTACAAAATGA